A genomic window from Periweissella cryptocerci includes:
- a CDS encoding aspartate-semialdehyde dehydrogenase, whose amino-acid sequence MVGYNVAILGATGAVGTRMIEQLAQSSIEVASLKLLASKRSAGQTREFKGRTLIIEEATPDSFSGVDLVFSSAGGSVSEALLPEAVKRGAVCVDNTSAFRMDPAVPLVVPEVNADDLNWHHGIIANPNCSTIQMVVALAPIKAQFGLERVIVSTYQAASGAGQSAWNELNTEAQAHLNGETMDAHILPAKGDKRHFPLAFNLLPQIDVFEADGYTHEEWKMIHETKKILLGDMNAKALKVTATCVRVPVGIGHGETVYFETSDEAVTAAQIQHALANGAGVVLEDDPATQTYPTPLTAAGKRETFVGRVRPDLEVDGAFHMWVVADNLLKGAAWNAIQIGETLVARDLVRVSA is encoded by the coding sequence ATGGTAGGATATAATGTAGCGATTTTAGGGGCCACGGGAGCGGTTGGTACGCGGATGATTGAGCAGCTTGCGCAATCTTCAATTGAGGTGGCGAGTTTGAAATTGTTGGCTTCAAAGCGGTCAGCTGGGCAAACCCGTGAATTTAAGGGGCGCACGCTGATTATCGAAGAAGCGACGCCGGATAGTTTTTCGGGCGTGGATTTGGTATTTTCTTCAGCGGGTGGGTCTGTATCAGAAGCTTTGCTGCCAGAAGCGGTCAAACGTGGGGCGGTCTGTGTGGATAATACGAGTGCCTTTCGGATGGATCCGGCTGTGCCGTTGGTGGTGCCTGAGGTGAATGCGGATGATTTGAATTGGCATCACGGGATCATCGCTAATCCGAACTGTTCGACGATTCAGATGGTGGTGGCGTTAGCGCCGATTAAAGCGCAGTTTGGTTTGGAACGAGTGATTGTTTCTACGTATCAAGCGGCTTCAGGTGCTGGGCAAAGTGCTTGGAATGAATTGAACACTGAAGCACAGGCACATTTGAATGGTGAAACGATGGATGCGCACATTTTGCCGGCGAAGGGTGACAAGCGGCATTTTCCCTTAGCGTTTAATTTATTGCCGCAAATTGATGTCTTTGAAGCGGATGGTTATACGCATGAAGAATGGAAAATGATTCACGAGACGAAGAAAATTTTGTTGGGTGATATGAATGCGAAGGCGCTCAAAGTTACGGCGACATGTGTCCGCGTGCCCGTTGGGATTGGACATGGAGAAACTGTGTATTTTGAAACGAGTGACGAAGCGGTTACGGCTGCGCAAATTCAGCATGCCTTAGCCAATGGTGCGGGCGTCGTGTTAGAAGATGATCCAGCCACCCAAACATACCCAACGCCATTGACGGCAGCTGGCAAGCGTGAGACGTTTGTTGGCCGTGTGCGTCCCGACCTTGAAGTTGATGGGGCGTTCCACATGTGGGTCGTTGCTGATAACTTGCTCAAGGGTGCCGCTTGGAATGCCATTCAAATTGGTGAAACCTTAGTGGCACGTGATTTAGTGCGAGTGTCAGCGTAA
- the rplS gene encoding 50S ribosomal protein L19: MKQNQLLELITKDQIREDVPAFRAGDSVRVHARIVEGTRERVQLFEGVVIKRKGTGIQATYTVRKISNGVGVERTFPLHSPRVDKIEVTRHGRVRRAKLYYLRALHGKAARIKEARR; the protein is encoded by the coding sequence ATGAAGCAAAACCAATTACTTGAATTGATCACTAAGGATCAAATCCGCGAAGACGTTCCAGCATTCCGTGCCGGTGACTCTGTCCGCGTTCACGCCCGTATCGTTGAAGGTACTCGCGAACGTGTGCAACTCTTCGAAGGTGTTGTTATTAAGCGCAAGGGTACTGGTATCCAAGCTACTTACACTGTTCGTAAGATTTCTAACGGTGTTGGTGTTGAACGTACTTTCCCATTGCACTCACCACGTGTTGACAAGATCGAAGTGACTCGTCACGGTCGTGTTCGTCGTGCTAAGTTGTACTACCTCCGTGCATTGCACGGTAAGGCTGCCCGTATCAAGGAAGCCCGTCGTTAA
- a CDS encoding YdbC family protein, whose product MAELKFEITEHIATLSTNAKGWTTELNLISWNDRDPKLDIRSWDPEHGKMGKGITLTPDEAKELLSGLQKLMID is encoded by the coding sequence ATGGCGGAATTAAAATTTGAAATTACAGAACACATTGCGACCTTATCGACGAATGCCAAAGGATGGACGACGGAATTGAATTTGATTTCGTGGAATGACCGTGATCCTAAATTGGATATTCGTTCGTGGGATCCTGAACATGGCAAGATGGGGAAAGGTATTACGTTGACTCCCGATGAAGCCAAGGAACTGCTCAGCGGTTTGCAAAAATTGATGATTGATTAG
- a CDS encoding GNAT family N-acetyltransferase, translating into MIEKLTKTDYAELFALIKYAFHKVPTGGETAFNFFAEHSLNYSFKSDGKISSDVIVTPFDVDFWGTTYKATGIGYVASYPETRGNGGIRELMARILDDEYADGVVISYLAPFSYGFYRRFGYEQIFNHMQLTWAASDFPHGAKTAGDIKRLSFDEAQPLMAAVYRDNPEMHRGALKRASWWWQYWYGKKLAGLNFAIYFDDAGQPQGYVIYNFDGMNFNIKEWVNTTMAAQNATTRFIQSHAGAFDTFTYVSPQSDATKIRVLQQMPEPNRAKAELVPDMQARIVNLVEFLNQYPVRNYVSRSFVMAVHDDNATWNDGAFAVAENWQTQKLATPPAEAEVDFSTDIQALTQWLMGYRTFAELVFAGRITVAEDLDVAEFDRLVQIEKPILADYF; encoded by the coding sequence ATGATTGAAAAATTAACTAAAACTGACTATGCAGAGCTTTTTGCATTAATCAAATATGCGTTTCATAAAGTACCAACCGGTGGGGAGACGGCGTTTAATTTTTTTGCTGAACACTCACTTAATTATAGTTTTAAAAGTGACGGCAAAATTTCAAGTGATGTGATTGTGACGCCATTTGATGTCGATTTCTGGGGTACGACATACAAGGCAACTGGGATTGGGTATGTGGCGAGTTATCCGGAGACACGCGGGAATGGTGGTATTCGTGAACTGATGGCGCGAATTTTGGATGATGAATATGCAGATGGGGTGGTCATTTCGTATCTGGCACCATTTTCATATGGGTTCTATCGTCGGTTTGGCTATGAACAAATTTTTAATCATATGCAGCTGACTTGGGCGGCGTCCGATTTCCCCCATGGTGCCAAAACGGCAGGTGACATCAAACGGTTGTCATTTGATGAGGCGCAACCACTGATGGCCGCAGTCTATCGTGACAATCCGGAAATGCACCGCGGTGCGCTTAAACGGGCATCTTGGTGGTGGCAATATTGGTATGGCAAGAAGTTAGCTGGGCTGAACTTTGCGATTTATTTTGATGATGCGGGGCAACCACAGGGTTACGTGATTTATAACTTTGATGGAATGAATTTTAATATCAAAGAATGGGTGAACACTACGATGGCCGCGCAAAATGCGACGACGCGGTTCATTCAAAGTCACGCGGGGGCATTCGATACGTTCACGTACGTCTCGCCACAAAGCGATGCGACAAAGATTCGGGTCTTGCAGCAAATGCCTGAGCCTAATCGTGCCAAGGCGGAACTCGTACCAGATATGCAGGCGCGGATTGTGAATTTGGTAGAATTTTTGAACCAGTATCCGGTGCGTAATTATGTATCGCGTAGTTTTGTGATGGCCGTGCATGATGACAATGCCACTTGGAATGACGGTGCGTTTGCAGTTGCCGAAAACTGGCAAACGCAAAAACTAGCGACACCACCTGCCGAAGCCGAAGTTGATTTCAGCACTGATATTCAAGCGCTGACACAGTGGCTGATGGGGTATCGGACATTTGCCGAGTTAGTGTTTGCTGGCCGAATTACGGTCGCGGAGGATTTGGATGTCGCAGAATTTGACCGGCTGGTGCAAATTGAGAAGCCGATATTGGCGGATTATTTCTAG
- a CDS encoding endonuclease III domain-containing protein, whose protein sequence is MATFYSMRELFDKMQTNMGDQHWWPQERWMETIVGSILIQNASSVTVDPVIQHVGEVTAFDPEALQALSQEELENLIKAAGLYRSKAKYLRNALDFFAEYDFDVANFATIETPTLRKLVNAIPGIGNETADVWLVYIFGRPQFIADSYSRRLFTYLGISDSKLNYGKLKKYIETQTDFAEFDINNAREWHALIDEFGKLYLRSPETFQQSWLARSELSPELLARYQQK, encoded by the coding sequence ATGGCGACATTTTATTCAATGCGCGAATTATTTGATAAGATGCAGACCAACATGGGTGATCAGCATTGGTGGCCCCAAGAGCGATGGATGGAAACGATTGTTGGGAGCATTCTGATTCAAAATGCGAGTTCTGTGACCGTTGATCCGGTAATCCAACATGTCGGTGAAGTGACGGCTTTTGATCCCGAGGCGCTGCAGGCGTTAAGCCAGGAAGAGCTGGAAAATCTGATTAAAGCTGCTGGTTTGTATCGCTCCAAAGCTAAATATTTGCGGAATGCGCTCGATTTTTTTGCGGAATATGATTTTGATGTGGCTAATTTTGCGACGATAGAAACGCCGACGTTACGCAAATTGGTCAATGCAATTCCGGGAATTGGCAACGAAACGGCTGATGTGTGGCTGGTCTATATTTTTGGACGACCACAATTTATCGCTGACTCTTACTCGCGCCGGTTGTTCACGTATCTAGGCATCAGCGATTCGAAACTTAACTATGGTAAACTGAAAAAGTACATTGAAACGCAAACGGATTTCGCGGAATTCGACATTAATAATGCGCGCGAGTGGCATGCGCTGATTGATGAATTTGGTAAGCTGTACTTACGAAGTCCGGAAACCTTTCAGCAAAGCTGGTTAGCCCGCAGTGAGTTATCGCCCGAATTATTGGCACGGTATCAGCAAAAATAG
- a CDS encoding DMT family transporter, with amino-acid sequence MKLNPWVKIIIGVLFEVVWVSGFNHAGNWWQWALTIVALGTSYYFFFRAGQELPVGTSYAVFVGLGTLAAVIVDSVVFKTPISLIQIALIILLLIGVVGLMLGAEVEPEKTAAKQKINAEVN; translated from the coding sequence ATGAAATTGAATCCATGGGTAAAAATTATTATTGGAGTGTTGTTTGAAGTTGTCTGGGTCAGTGGTTTCAACCACGCGGGTAACTGGTGGCAATGGGCATTGACAATTGTGGCGTTGGGAACGAGTTATTATTTCTTTTTCCGCGCAGGGCAAGAATTGCCAGTCGGAACTTCGTATGCGGTGTTCGTTGGTTTAGGGACATTGGCCGCAGTGATTGTTGATTCCGTCGTGTTCAAAACGCCAATCAGTTTGATTCAAATCGCATTGATTATTTTATTGTTAATCGGTGTGGTTGGTTTAATGTTGGGTGCTGAAGTTGAACCAGAAAAAACGGCAGCCAAGCAAAAAATTAATGCGGAGGTAAACTAA
- a CDS encoding DMT family transporter — protein sequence MSWIFLIIAGLFEIFGVVALNQFKIRANVWTVLGLMVTFGGSLSFLYLAMRGIEMGTAYAVWTGIGAAGGAIVGIIWYGESRSYTRILFVTLIIIAVVGLKIVS from the coding sequence ATGTCATGGATATTTTTAATTATCGCCGGTTTATTTGAAATTTTTGGGGTCGTCGCCCTGAATCAATTTAAAATTCGAGCCAACGTCTGGACGGTCTTGGGCTTGATGGTGACGTTTGGTGGCAGCTTGTCATTCTTATACCTCGCGATGCGTGGGATTGAGATGGGGACGGCCTATGCCGTTTGGACTGGGATTGGTGCGGCCGGTGGTGCGATTGTCGGTATCATTTGGTATGGTGAATCAAGAAGTTACACGCGGATTTTGTTCGTGACGCTGATCATTATTGCCGTGGTTGGTTTGAAGATTGTGAGTTAG
- a CDS encoding AbrB/MazE/SpoVT family DNA-binding domain-containing protein, producing METVTRKLQRTGNATTIAIPKQWLDANGLDAHSEIEFTELADGSLNIKPYVVREKRRADLKARIHGDHDLMEALKNV from the coding sequence ATGGAAACTGTAACTCGTAAACTGCAAAGAACCGGTAACGCAACCACGATTGCGATTCCGAAGCAATGGTTAGATGCTAACGGTCTAGATGCACACTCAGAAATTGAATTTACGGAACTTGCGGATGGTAGTTTAAACATCAAGCCATACGTTGTGCGCGAGAAACGGCGTGCTGACTTAAAGGCACGAATTCACGGAGACCATGACCTGATGGAAGCGTTGAAAAATGTATGA
- a CDS encoding type II toxin-antitoxin system death-on-curing family toxin, which yields MRYLTEQDYIDINEFVVSEVGGTTFGVQSQESLEVVVEIAKIEYFGNEMYPTIYSKAAIILQKITKKHVFQDGNKRTSYESAKIFLEDNGYFQDTSLTVPEIKEFVLQVTNSKDSEEVTVIIAEWFKRHFHRL from the coding sequence ATGAGATATTTGACTGAACAAGATTACATTGATATCAATGAGTTCGTTGTCAGTGAAGTTGGTGGTACAACATTTGGGGTCCAATCACAAGAAAGTTTGGAAGTCGTAGTTGAAATTGCTAAGATTGAATATTTTGGAAACGAGATGTATCCAACTATTTATTCAAAAGCAGCCATTATTTTGCAAAAAATAACCAAGAAGCATGTCTTTCAGGATGGCAACAAACGCACATCTTACGAAAGTGCAAAAATTTTTCTTGAAGACAACGGATATTTTCAAGACACCAGCTTGACCGTACCTGAAATTAAGGAATTCGTATTGCAGGTAACTAATTCAAAAGATTCAGAAGAAGTAACTGTAATTATAGCTGAGTGGTTTAAACGGCATTTTCACCGATTGTAA
- a CDS encoding gluconate:H+ symporter: protein MPFIILTVGIVFLLLLIVKFKLNTFVSLIITATLVALGLGMNPADIAHSIETGIGGTLGELAIVFGMGAMLGRLVADAGGAFRIAETLIQKFGRKRLQLAVMVASFIIGIALFFEVGMVLLIPIVFAIAMEASVPLLYLGIPMATALSVTHGFLPPHPAPTAIAVALGANPGKVLIFGLITAVVAAIIAGPLFTKVIMKVIPDAFTIKKELTAFGEQKTFKLEDTPSFGIATLTSLFPVILMAITTGWQIFRFDGRVPKSPQGIDAVIEMIGNPVMAILISLVVALFTMGYLRKRSFKEIANSIDTSTRSIAGLLLVIGGGAAFKQVLIDGGVGKAVAEVFQGVDVSPIILAWVITVILRIALGSATVAALTAAGLVMPLMQGAGIDPTFMVLSIGAGSLAFSHVNDAGFWMFKEYFDLNIKQTFQTWTLLETIIAVVGLGMSLFLNMLFG from the coding sequence ATGCCATTCATTATACTAACGGTGGGGATTGTTTTTTTACTGCTGCTAATTGTTAAGTTCAAGTTAAATACTTTTGTTTCGTTAATTATTACCGCTACCTTGGTGGCTTTAGGGCTGGGGATGAACCCAGCTGACATTGCGCATTCGATTGAAACTGGGATTGGTGGCACACTTGGTGAGCTCGCGATTGTCTTTGGGATGGGCGCAATGTTAGGCCGGTTGGTTGCCGATGCTGGTGGGGCGTTTCGGATTGCAGAAACGCTGATTCAAAAATTCGGGCGCAAACGCCTGCAACTCGCCGTCATGGTGGCGTCATTTATCATCGGGATTGCGTTGTTCTTTGAAGTGGGGATGGTCTTATTGATCCCAATCGTCTTCGCAATTGCGATGGAGGCGAGTGTACCTTTGCTGTACTTGGGGATTCCAATGGCGACTGCCTTGTCAGTTACGCACGGATTCTTACCACCACACCCAGCGCCAACTGCAATTGCGGTGGCGTTAGGGGCGAACCCCGGGAAAGTTTTGATCTTCGGGTTAATCACAGCGGTGGTCGCTGCAATCATTGCGGGACCATTATTTACTAAGGTCATTATGAAAGTCATTCCTGATGCGTTCACAATCAAGAAAGAATTGACGGCGTTTGGTGAACAAAAAACCTTCAAGCTTGAAGATACACCATCATTTGGGATTGCGACGTTGACGTCATTATTCCCAGTTATTCTGATGGCGATTACGACAGGGTGGCAGATTTTCCGCTTCGATGGCCGAGTGCCCAAGAGTCCACAAGGGATTGACGCCGTCATCGAAATGATTGGTAACCCTGTGATGGCGATTTTGATTTCATTAGTCGTTGCGCTGTTTACGATGGGTTACTTACGCAAGCGTTCATTCAAGGAAATCGCTAATTCAATTGATACTTCAACCCGTTCGATTGCTGGTTTATTACTGGTTATCGGGGGTGGGGCCGCCTTCAAGCAAGTCTTAATCGACGGTGGCGTTGGTAAGGCCGTGGCCGAAGTTTTCCAAGGCGTGGACGTTTCACCAATTATCCTTGCTTGGGTGATTACGGTGATTCTGCGGATTGCACTTGGTTCAGCGACGGTGGCGGCTTTAACCGCCGCTGGTTTGGTGATGCCACTGATGCAAGGTGCTGGTATCGATCCAACCTTCATGGTGCTTTCAATTGGGGCGGGTTCATTGGCCTTCAGTCACGTGAACGATGCCGGGTTCTGGATGTTCAAGGAATACTTTGACTTAAACATTAAGCAAACTTTCCAGACATGGACATTGCTGGAAACGATTATCGCGGTCGTCGGCTTAGGGATGTCACTGTTCTTGAATATGTTGTTTGGGTAA
- a CDS encoding type II toxin-antitoxin system HicB family antitoxin, with protein MMEKRLIYPVVIGEFHDDGDYFVASSPNIPGMVTQGDTLADAAYWSEDAIATMIDEMPEYPASADPSGWQLAANERIVYVSVDMPKWLQANSKTIKKTITVPKYLSDLAKERGINVSKVATEALAKIVLD; from the coding sequence ATGATGGAAAAAAGATTGATTTATCCCGTTGTAATTGGCGAATTTCATGACGATGGTGACTATTTTGTCGCATCGTCACCTAATATTCCTGGAATGGTTACGCAAGGTGATACATTGGCGGATGCGGCGTATTGGAGTGAAGATGCAATTGCAACGATGATTGATGAAATGCCGGAATATCCGGCGTCCGCTGATCCAAGTGGTTGGCAGCTGGCAGCCAATGAGCGCATTGTCTATGTGTCGGTTGATATGCCCAAATGGTTGCAGGCTAACTCCAAAACCATTAAGAAGACAATTACCGTCCCAAAGTATTTGAGCGACTTAGCTAAAGAACGCGGGATTAATGTGTCGAAGGTCGCTACCGAAGCGTTGGCGAAGATTGTATTGGATTAG
- a CDS encoding BMP family lipoprotein — MKKSMKYSLIGVGVAVVIALIGVNMHKPSKAAEGQSTAQSVAMVTNGGGVDDRSFNQSTWEGITRFGKANGLKKGMVNGKPGYDYFNSDDQSQFLANFLLAAKSNYKIVFGAGFQLADSIKQAAAQYPKTKFVIIDSVVKGKNIASVNFRSNEASYLAGVAAAKTTKTNTIGFVGGMHSELIDMFQAGYMAGAKSVNPKISIKIAYANTFTDASKGSAIAAAMTADHADVIYSAAGQVGSGVAAELRSQNQKVPAADKKYFIGVDIDQHADGDYTDSKGVKSNFTLTSVLTQVGNAANTIATAANDGYFPAGKDTILGLKENGVDIVKTELSPAIVKATDKAKAEIIAGKITVSATLK; from the coding sequence ATGAAGAAGTCTATGAAGTACTCACTTATCGGTGTTGGGGTGGCAGTTGTGATTGCGTTGATTGGGGTTAACATGCACAAGCCTAGCAAAGCTGCCGAAGGGCAATCGACAGCGCAGTCTGTTGCCATGGTGACAAATGGGGGTGGCGTGGATGACCGGTCATTTAACCAATCGACTTGGGAAGGGATAACGCGGTTTGGAAAGGCGAATGGCTTGAAGAAGGGGATGGTTAACGGCAAGCCGGGCTACGATTACTTCAATTCAGATGATCAAAGCCAATTCCTAGCCAATTTCTTGTTGGCAGCGAAGTCAAACTACAAGATTGTCTTCGGGGCGGGCTTCCAATTAGCGGATTCAATCAAGCAAGCCGCGGCGCAATACCCAAAGACGAAGTTCGTCATCATTGATTCAGTGGTGAAGGGCAAAAACATCGCGTCCGTTAACTTCCGGTCAAATGAAGCTTCATACTTAGCTGGGGTGGCGGCGGCCAAGACCACGAAAACTAACACGATTGGTTTTGTTGGGGGGATGCACTCAGAATTGATTGACATGTTCCAAGCCGGCTACATGGCGGGTGCCAAGTCAGTGAACCCCAAGATTAGCATCAAAATCGCCTATGCCAACACTTTTACGGACGCATCAAAGGGATCCGCAATTGCTGCGGCAATGACGGCTGACCACGCGGACGTCATCTACTCAGCTGCTGGCCAAGTCGGTTCAGGGGTCGCTGCCGAATTACGCTCACAAAACCAAAAAGTGCCTGCAGCCGACAAAAAGTACTTCATCGGGGTCGATATTGATCAACACGCCGATGGTGACTACACGGATTCAAAGGGCGTGAAGTCAAACTTCACCTTAACATCAGTTCTCACCCAAGTCGGTAACGCCGCAAACACCATTGCGACGGCGGCTAATGACGGCTACTTCCCAGCTGGCAAGGACACTATCCTGGGCTTGAAGGAAAACGGAGTTGACATCGTGAAGACGGAACTTTCACCCGCAATCGTCAAGGCGACTGACAAGGCCAAGGCTGAAATCATTGCTGGTAAGATAACGGTATCTGCGACGTTGAAGTAA
- a CDS encoding sugar transferase — translation MYKNYIKRYLDIIMALIILICASPIMLITALAIKFESKGPAIFKQERVGIHSVQFTLKKFRSMRIDTPEVASNDLDAHDYHTKIGTFIRKVSIDELPQLFNVLTGEMSMIGPRPLIRSEREVLLMRHAGGADRVRPGLTGLAQVNGRDTLDDEAKANFDSIYASDVTFMKDAKIVVRTMFYVLGSKGIVEDKISKVTNAERRKEHKLERAEVKAEKVERKADVVAIKSVKPVFESK, via the coding sequence ATGTATAAAAATTATATTAAACGATATTTAGATATTATTATGGCGCTTATCATCTTGATTTGTGCTTCACCAATCATGTTGATTACAGCATTAGCAATTAAATTCGAATCAAAGGGACCGGCAATTTTCAAACAAGAGCGTGTCGGAATTCACTCGGTTCAGTTTACATTAAAGAAGTTTCGTTCAATGCGAATTGATACGCCGGAAGTTGCTTCAAATGATTTGGATGCACATGATTACCATACTAAAATTGGTACATTTATCCGAAAGGTGTCAATCGACGAATTACCACAGCTTTTCAACGTCCTTACTGGTGAAATGAGCATGATTGGCCCACGTCCATTAATTCGCAGTGAACGAGAAGTTTTATTGATGCGTCATGCAGGTGGTGCTGATCGTGTACGCCCTGGTTTGACGGGATTGGCCCAAGTTAACGGTCGCGACACACTAGACGATGAAGCAAAGGCAAATTTTGATAGTATATACGCATCAGATGTGACTTTCATGAAGGATGCTAAAATCGTCGTTCGGACAATGTTCTACGTACTTGGTTCAAAGGGAATCGTGGAAGACAAGATTTCTAAGGTAACCAATGCGGAACGGCGGAAGGAACACAAGCTTGAAAGGGCTGAAGTTAAAGCCGAAAAAGTGGAACGAAAAGCTGATGTAGTGGCTATTAAAAGCGTTAAGCCGGTGTTTGAGAGCAAATAA
- a CDS encoding glycosyltransferase, with translation MGETKKVLIVSSTASMIKQFNMRNIEILQELGNEVHVAANFVEPGTITKRMAEHLQEQLQEMGVTWYQVDFGRGAGSLKSNMKAYKQIHKIIKQGYSFVHTQASLASMLTRLATHVTKTPLIYMAHGFQFYKGSSTVSWLVYYNIEKFLSRWTDLLITINHEDTKLAKKKFHAGEVIEVPGVGINYNKFATPVGEDVIIKTRSELGVPQDAKLLISVGELSARKNHRIVIEALAKLNNPNLYYVIAGIGPLKDELNELIAQNHLGDNVKLLGYRSDLPELYQASNAAIFPSKFEGLMVAGMEAMAAGVPLLYADVRGIRDYSEDGRTGFSFNYDDVGSVAKAMKQLANVENRDALGISAQQHARQFEMAEIDGQMKAIYNQI, from the coding sequence ATGGGTGAAACGAAGAAAGTATTAATTGTCAGTTCAACTGCTTCAATGATTAAACAGTTTAATATGCGGAACATTGAAATTCTGCAGGAATTAGGGAATGAAGTCCATGTGGCGGCTAATTTTGTGGAACCCGGAACAATTACAAAACGAATGGCAGAACACTTGCAGGAGCAGTTGCAAGAGATGGGTGTGACTTGGTATCAAGTTGATTTTGGTCGTGGAGCAGGTTCGCTCAAAAGTAACATGAAGGCATATAAGCAAATTCACAAAATTATTAAACAAGGATATAGTTTTGTACATACGCAAGCATCACTGGCGAGTATGTTGACACGCCTAGCTACACATGTAACAAAAACACCACTGATTTATATGGCGCATGGATTCCAGTTTTATAAAGGGTCATCGACAGTTAGTTGGTTAGTTTATTACAATATCGAGAAATTCCTTTCACGATGGACTGATTTATTAATTACAATCAATCATGAAGATACGAAACTTGCTAAGAAAAAATTTCATGCAGGTGAGGTGATTGAAGTGCCAGGTGTAGGAATTAACTACAATAAATTTGCGACACCAGTTGGTGAAGATGTTATCATTAAAACGCGCAGTGAGTTAGGTGTACCACAAGATGCAAAATTACTGATTTCAGTGGGTGAACTGAGTGCACGTAAGAACCATCGAATCGTGATTGAAGCACTGGCTAAATTGAACAATCCCAATTTATATTACGTAATTGCGGGAATTGGTCCGTTGAAAGATGAACTTAATGAGTTGATCGCACAAAATCACTTAGGAGATAACGTTAAGTTGCTTGGGTATCGCAGTGACTTACCTGAATTGTATCAAGCATCGAATGCTGCTATTTTCCCTTCTAAATTTGAAGGCTTAATGGTTGCAGGCATGGAAGCCATGGCTGCAGGAGTGCCATTACTATATGCGGACGTTCGTGGGATTAGGGACTATTCAGAAGATGGACGTACTGGTTTTTCCTTTAACTATGATGACGTGGGTTCAGTGGCGAAAGCAATGAAGCAGTTGGCTAATGTTGAAAATCGTGATGCATTAGGAATTAGTGCGCAGCAACATGCTCGGCAGTTTGAAATGGCTGAGATTGATGGGCAGATGAAAGCTATATATAACCAAATATAA